A DNA window from Gemmatimonadaceae bacterium contains the following coding sequences:
- a CDS encoding SRPBCC domain-containing protein, which translates to MNAPAARAFKVFTHEFDSWWPRSHHIGKSKLKRAIMEERVGGRCYSEQVDDVECDWGTVLAWEPPRRVVFAWQINADWTYQPDLA; encoded by the coding sequence GTGAACGCGCCCGCGGCGCGCGCGTTCAAGGTGTTCACGCACGAGTTCGACAGCTGGTGGCCGCGCAGCCATCACATCGGCAAGTCCAAGCTCAAGCGGGCGATCATGGAGGAGCGCGTGGGCGGCCGCTGCTACAGCGAGCAGGTGGACGACGTCGAGTGCGACTGGGGCACGGTTCTCGCCTGGGAGCCGCCGCGGCGCGTTGTCTTCGCCTGGCAGATCAACGCCGACTGGACGTACCAACCGGATCTCGCGC